Proteins from a genomic interval of Methanofollis formosanus:
- a CDS encoding 50S ribosomal protein L23, translating into MVLKHPYVTEKAMMMLENENKVQVLVERSASKAEIKREVEKAFEQPVKSVRTMMTMKGQKKAIINFENDNAAEEILSRLGVM; encoded by the coding sequence ATGGTGCTCAAGCATCCGTACGTTACGGAAAAAGCGATGATGATGCTCGAGAACGAGAACAAGGTTCAGGTTCTCGTTGAGCGGTCCGCTTCCAAGGCCGAGATCAAGCGCGAGGTCGAGAAGGCCTTCGAACAGCCGGTCAAATCGGTCAGGACCATGATGACGATGAAGGGCCAGAAGAAGGCCATCATCAACTTCGAGAACGATAACGCCGCCGAGGAGATCCTCAGCAGGCTTGGCGTCATGTAA
- the rpl4p gene encoding 50S ribosomal protein L4 has translation MKANVRSTDGSVVREIELPAVFDELYRPDLIKKAVLAIQSMRLQPHGTDPFAGIRSSAESWGSGRGVAQLPRIKNGSRAAKIPQAKGGRAAHPPKTAKILKRKINKQEKWLALRSAVAATTVPELVSARGHRFEGDVPFVVDETFEALEKTSDVINALQALGLYADIERAKESKKVRAGRGKMRGRRYKQRKSLLIVTGDAPLRAARNLAGVDAVSVYDLDTELLAPGTQAGRLTVWSESALKLMEEVE, from the coding sequence ATGAAAGCAAATGTCAGATCAACCGACGGGTCAGTCGTCCGTGAGATTGAACTCCCGGCTGTCTTCGATGAACTCTACCGGCCCGACCTGATCAAGAAGGCGGTCCTGGCCATCCAGAGCATGAGGCTCCAGCCCCATGGCACCGACCCGTTCGCCGGGATCAGGAGTTCGGCCGAGAGCTGGGGTTCAGGGCGCGGCGTTGCGCAACTGCCCAGGATCAAGAACGGCTCGAGAGCCGCCAAGATCCCGCAGGCCAAGGGCGGCCGTGCGGCTCACCCGCCCAAGACCGCAAAGATCCTCAAGAGAAAGATCAACAAGCAGGAAAAGTGGCTGGCCCTTCGTTCTGCCGTCGCAGCAACCACGGTGCCGGAACTCGTCTCCGCCCGCGGCCACCGCTTTGAGGGCGACGTCCCGTTCGTCGTCGACGAGACCTTCGAGGCACTTGAGAAGACCTCCGACGTCATCAACGCCCTTCAGGCCCTCGGCCTCTATGCCGATATCGAGCGGGCAAAGGAGAGCAAGAAGGTCCGCGCCGGCCGCGGCAAGATGCGTGGCCGCCGGTACAAGCAGCGCAAGAGCCTGCTGATCGTCACCGGTGACGCACCGCTCCGTGCAGCCCGCAACCTCGCCGGTGTCGACGCCGTCTCGGTCTATGACCTTGACACCGAACTCCTCGCCCCCGGCACCCAGGCCGGCAGACTGACGGTCTGGTCTGAGAGCGCACTCAAACTGATGGAAGAGGTGGAGTGA
- a CDS encoding dCTP deaminase — MILSSAEIQSRLTAPEGAGRLVITPFSDASLQPASYDLRAGEEITLAPRTVTLVPSMEHVEIPGDLAATLRCRSSYARRGILLGGGYVDPGFRGELTLCLANMGADEVVLPAGERVVQMILHEVSDGAVCYHGRYQDSEGVVGAR; from the coding sequence ATGATCCTCTCATCTGCCGAGATCCAGTCGCGCCTGACGGCCCCCGAGGGGGCGGGACGGCTGGTCATCACTCCGTTCAGTGACGCCTCCCTCCAGCCCGCCTCCTACGACCTCCGGGCCGGTGAGGAGATCACGCTCGCCCCCCGCACCGTCACCCTCGTCCCGAGCATGGAACACGTGGAGATCCCCGGCGACCTCGCCGCCACCCTCCGCTGCCGCTCCTCCTATGCCAGACGCGGCATCCTCCTCGGCGGCGGCTACGTCGACCCCGGGTTCAGGGGAGAGCTCACCCTCTGCCTCGCCAACATGGGAGCCGATGAGGTCGTCCTCCCGGCGGGCGAGCGGGTCGTGCAGATGATCCTCCATGAAGTCAGCGACGGCGCCGTCTGTTACCACGGGCGCTACCAGGACAGCGAAGGAGTGGTCGGAGCCAGATGA
- the rpl3p gene encoding 50S ribosomal protein L3 yields the protein MPNIHRPRRGSLAYSPRKRAKSQVPKYQSWPRHEGEPMLQAIAGYKVGMTHVVAVDDHKSSPTEGREIMVPVTIIEVPVMKVAAVRAYVTDTYGKHPLTEAWAENLDAALAKRVTLPKTHDREATLKTIQEAVAAGQVTDIFVLMYTQPAALSGVPKKVPELMETRIDGGSMEDRLNLATSLLGTEVDPLSLFSEGQYVDVTAVTRGKGTEGPVKRWGIQVRKRKHSRGGKKRHIGNLGPWTPHHVRWQVPQMGQMGYQQRTEFNKRILKASTEGAEIVPEGGFLHYGVVRNSYIMIKGSVPGPVKRLVRIRPAIRQGEHEVRAPAVNFVSLESKQG from the coding sequence ATGCCGAACATACACAGACCGCGCAGGGGCTCCCTTGCCTACAGTCCGCGCAAGCGGGCAAAGAGCCAGGTACCGAAGTACCAGTCCTGGCCCCGGCACGAAGGCGAACCCATGCTGCAGGCGATTGCAGGGTATAAGGTAGGTATGACGCACGTCGTCGCTGTCGACGACCACAAGAGCAGCCCGACCGAGGGGCGCGAGATCATGGTGCCGGTCACCATCATCGAAGTGCCCGTCATGAAAGTCGCTGCCGTGCGCGCCTACGTAACCGACACCTATGGAAAGCACCCGCTGACCGAAGCCTGGGCCGAGAACCTTGACGCCGCCCTCGCAAAGCGGGTCACGCTGCCCAAGACCCACGACCGCGAGGCCACCCTCAAGACCATCCAGGAGGCCGTCGCCGCAGGCCAGGTCACCGACATCTTTGTCCTGATGTACACGCAGCCGGCGGCGCTCTCAGGCGTGCCCAAGAAGGTGCCCGAACTGATGGAGACCAGGATCGACGGCGGCTCGATGGAAGACCGTCTCAATCTTGCGACCTCCCTCCTCGGCACCGAGGTCGACCCGCTCTCCCTCTTCTCGGAGGGGCAGTATGTCGATGTCACCGCCGTCACCAGGGGCAAGGGCACCGAGGGTCCGGTCAAGCGCTGGGGCATCCAGGTCAGGAAGAGAAAGCACTCCCGCGGCGGCAAGAAGCGCCACATCGGGAACCTCGGTCCGTGGACCCCGCACCACGTCAGGTGGCAGGTCCCGCAGATGGGCCAGATGGGGTACCAGCAGAGGACCGAGTTCAACAAGCGGATCCTCAAGGCCAGCACCGAAGGCGCTGAGATCGTGCCCGAAGGCGGCTTCCTCCACTACGGTGTCGTCAGGAACTCATACATCATGATCAAGGGCTCGGTCCCCGGCCCGGTCAAGCGTCTCGTGCGCATCCGTCCGGCAATCCGCCAGGGTGAGCACGAAGTGCGGGCACCGGCCGTGAACTTCGTCAGCCTGGAGAGCAAGCAGGGGTGA
- a CDS encoding F420-dependent methylenetetrahydromethanopterin dehydrogenase, with amino-acid sequence MVVKVGIAKLGNIASGVMAELLLDERADREDMQTFMATSGTKLQPEDIDRVVVNMKAWEPDFCVVVSPNGILPGPTGAREQLAEAGIPCIVITDDVTGKKEQFAALKESQFGYIIMKADSMIGARREFLDPVEMADFNGNLVKVLALTGAFRKLQFELDKVIDQVKEGKKGADLVLPKVVMTSDKAVADEFSNPYAYAKARAAYEIAQAVAGVNVKGCFMTKGFENYVPIVASAHEMMRQAAYLCDEAREIEKAGDGIIRKPHKKDGVIVSKTTLISKPE; translated from the coding sequence ATGGTAGTTAAAGTAGGAATTGCCAAACTGGGCAACATTGCCAGCGGCGTGATGGCAGAACTCCTCCTCGACGAGCGTGCAGACCGTGAGGACATGCAGACCTTCATGGCCACGAGCGGTACCAAGCTCCAGCCCGAGGACATCGACCGTGTCGTCGTCAACATGAAGGCATGGGAGCCCGACTTCTGTGTGGTCGTTTCCCCGAACGGTATCCTCCCCGGACCGACCGGCGCCCGTGAGCAGCTCGCTGAGGCCGGCATCCCGTGCATTGTCATCACCGACGATGTCACCGGGAAGAAGGAGCAGTTCGCCGCTCTGAAGGAGAGCCAGTTCGGCTACATCATCATGAAGGCCGACTCCATGATCGGGGCCCGCCGTGAGTTCCTCGACCCCGTCGAGATGGCAGACTTCAACGGCAACCTTGTCAAGGTCCTCGCCCTCACCGGTGCCTTCCGCAAGCTCCAGTTCGAGCTCGACAAGGTCATCGACCAGGTCAAGGAAGGGAAGAAGGGCGCCGACCTCGTCCTCCCGAAGGTTGTCATGACCTCCGACAAGGCTGTTGCAGACGAGTTCTCCAACCCGTACGCCTACGCAAAGGCCCGTGCCGCCTATGAGATCGCCCAGGCGGTCGCCGGCGTCAACGTCAAGGGCTGCTTCATGACGAAGGGCTTTGAGAACTATGTCCCGATCGTTGCTTCCGCCCACGAGATGATGCGCCAGGCCGCGTACCTCTGTGATGAGGCCCGCGAGATCGAGAAGGCCGGTGACGGCATCATCCGCAAGCCGCACAAGAAGGACGGCGTCATCGTTTCCAAGACGACGCTCATCTCCAAGCCGGAGTAA
- a CDS encoding 30S ribosomal protein S19: MAKKTQKRLPRRREAFTYRGLSIEDLQQMGTSELIPLMPSRARRKFNRGLSREHENLLAQVRAGEDHIRTHVRDMIIMPEMIGKTIEIYNGKEFISVEIQPEAVFHYLGEFSLTRRRVSHGTAGIGATRSSKYVPLK; encoded by the coding sequence ATGGCAAAGAAAACACAAAAGAGGCTTCCGAGGCGGCGTGAGGCGTTTACCTACCGCGGCCTCTCCATCGAGGATCTCCAGCAGATGGGGACGAGCGAATTGATTCCCCTGATGCCGTCGAGAGCGCGCCGCAAGTTTAACCGCGGCCTCTCGCGCGAGCACGAGAACCTCCTCGCCCAGGTGCGGGCCGGTGAAGACCACATCCGCACCCATGTGCGCGACATGATCATCATGCCCGAGATGATCGGCAAGACGATCGAGATCTACAACGGCAAGGAGTTCATCAGCGTCGAGATCCAGCCGGAGGCGGTCTTCCACTATCTGGGCGAGTTCTCACTGACCAGAAGGAGAGTCAGCCACGGTACCGCCGGTATCGGTGCGACCAGGTCCTCCAAGTACGTACCCCTGAAGTGA
- a CDS encoding 50S ribosomal protein L2, protein MGHRIIQQNRGRGGPTYRAPSHRYKAELKHACPNTETVKGQIADIEHDPARHAPIALVTLEDGKKVYMLITEGMGVGDEVAWGPQAGVKNGNTLPMRDIPIGAYICNIEARPNDGGKFVRSSGVQAMLVGKSGGKVAVQMPSGKQKWFHELCMATIGIVAGGGRGEKPFVKAGNKYHKMKSQAQKWPRSSGVKMNVIDHPFGGGGHQHPGRPKTVARGTSPGRKVGHIAARRTGKWKK, encoded by the coding sequence ATGGGACATAGAATTATTCAGCAGAACCGTGGCCGGGGCGGCCCGACCTATCGGGCGCCATCTCACCGGTACAAGGCCGAGCTCAAGCACGCCTGCCCGAACACCGAGACGGTGAAGGGCCAGATCGCCGATATCGAGCACGACCCTGCACGGCACGCTCCGATCGCTCTCGTCACGCTCGAAGACGGGAAGAAGGTCTACATGCTCATCACCGAGGGCATGGGCGTCGGCGACGAAGTCGCCTGGGGCCCTCAGGCCGGTGTCAAGAACGGCAACACCCTGCCGATGCGTGACATCCCGATCGGTGCATACATCTGTAATATCGAGGCGCGCCCGAACGACGGCGGCAAGTTCGTCCGTTCAAGCGGTGTCCAGGCCATGCTCGTCGGCAAGTCCGGCGGCAAGGTCGCCGTCCAGATGCCCAGCGGCAAGCAGAAGTGGTTCCACGAACTCTGCATGGCCACGATCGGGATCGTTGCCGGCGGCGGCCGCGGCGAAAAGCCGTTCGTCAAGGCCGGGAACAAGTATCACAAGATGAAGTCGCAGGCCCAGAAGTGGCCCAGATCGTCGGGTGTAAAGATGAACGTCATCGACCACCCGTTCGGTGGCGGTGGCCACCAGCATCCGGGCAGGCCGAAGACCGTCGCCCGCGGCACCTCTCCAGGCCGCAAGGTCGGGCATATCGCAGCCCGCAGAACAGGGAAATGGAAGAAGTGA
- a CDS encoding galactose-1-phosphate uridylyltransferase, giving the protein MFTVEEYAAGRVQIRREHLTGLTARLSPERIKRDISPPYAPPPSEECPFCPGRVEHETPTFSDGTRIRCGESVTFPNLYPFASWHVVTVITGAHAVDRFSRRHLEDAFRGISRALSGRENYASINWNYLPSAGASIAHPHLQGIADPGPTALQGRYIRESRRYFGDHGRSYWADLVEHERTSDRFLFEDDGLVWFANSVSVGEREVRGILPATTPEDLGPSIPALARGVLRVIECYRALGTRAFNMAVYFGRPEDAEYFSAFCSLIARVNPNPSSMTDSAFMERLHLEPVVMTLPESLGRTYREMDAEGLIRV; this is encoded by the coding sequence ATGTTTACGGTTGAAGAATATGCAGCCGGCCGCGTCCAGATCCGTCGGGAACACCTGACCGGTCTCACCGCCAGGCTCTCGCCAGAACGGATCAAGCGAGACATCAGCCCGCCCTATGCTCCTCCCCCCAGTGAAGAGTGCCCGTTCTGCCCGGGCAGGGTCGAGCACGAGACGCCCACCTTCTCCGACGGCACCAGGATCCGATGTGGGGAGAGCGTGACCTTCCCGAACCTCTATCCCTTCGCCTCCTGGCATGTGGTGACCGTGATCACCGGCGCCCATGCCGTCGATCGCTTCTCCCGGCGACACCTCGAAGACGCCTTTCGGGGCATCTCTCGGGCACTCTCCGGCCGGGAAAACTATGCCTCCATCAACTGGAACTACCTCCCGTCCGCCGGGGCGAGCATCGCCCACCCCCACCTCCAGGGGATCGCCGATCCCGGGCCAACCGCGCTCCAGGGCAGGTATATCCGGGAGAGCAGGCGGTACTTCGGAGACCACGGCCGGTCGTACTGGGCCGACCTCGTCGAGCACGAACGCACCTCGGACCGGTTTCTCTTTGAAGACGACGGGCTGGTCTGGTTTGCAAACTCTGTCTCGGTCGGCGAGCGGGAGGTGCGGGGCATCCTGCCTGCGACAACCCCTGAAGACCTCGGCCCCTCCATCCCGGCCCTGGCCAGGGGCGTCCTCCGGGTGATCGAGTGCTACCGTGCCCTGGGCACGCGGGCGTTCAATATGGCCGTCTACTTCGGGCGCCCCGAAGACGCCGAATATTTTTCTGCCTTCTGTTCGCTCATCGCCCGGGTCAACCCCAACCCATCCTCGATGACCGACTCGGCCTTCATGGAACGCCTCCACCTCGAGCCGGTGGTCATGACCCTGCCCGAGAGCCTGGGGCGGACCTACCGGGAGATGGACGCTGAAGGGTTGATACGGGTCTGA
- a CDS encoding 50S ribosomal protein L22 yields the protein MARTGYSMQVKGETFARAKANELPVSPKHSIEIARFIRGMKADAAIEYLEAVVAKKKAIPFKRFNRNVAHKKGLTGWDAGRYPVKASDEFIKLVKQAKKNAEYAGLDPEKLVIVHTSANRGRAMRAIFPRAMGRATPKMRQSVNVELIVKEVE from the coding sequence ATGGCACGGACTGGATATTCAATGCAGGTCAAGGGAGAGACCTTCGCTCGCGCCAAGGCGAACGAACTGCCTGTCTCCCCGAAGCACTCCATCGAGATTGCCCGGTTTATCAGGGGCATGAAGGCCGACGCGGCCATCGAGTACCTGGAAGCCGTCGTGGCGAAGAAGAAGGCGATCCCCTTCAAGCGCTTCAACAGGAACGTAGCGCACAAGAAGGGCCTTACCGGCTGGGACGCCGGTCGTTACCCGGTCAAGGCCTCTGACGAGTTCATCAAACTCGTCAAGCAGGCGAAGAAGAACGCGGAATATGCCGGGCTCGATCCCGAGAAGCTCGTCATCGTCCACACCTCCGCCAACCGCGGCCGGGCGATGCGTGCGATCTTCCCGCGTGCAATGGGCAGGGCGACGCCGAAGATGCGTCAGAGCGTAAACGTCGAGCTGATCGTGAAGGAGGTCGAGTGA
- a CDS encoding tubulin/FtsZ family protein has protein sequence MRVLAIGLGGAGNRIVDRLYDHDRRSKVFCMSALAIDLDANTLLQLDALPSDSQVFFPPIDPANPYDVETNIDIEEVMTRIQRIDTVEIDAILLFAGLGGTMVDLIPRIMPQMRETFLEPIFAVVTLPRVGEGKKVSAKAADDLEIIQELTDATIVFDNETWYKKIRTSGTRGIADPFGNASYDRNPRLVNSLLNEQIARRIGLLLRAGEFGSEGLDVGELVLDAGEVLNTLTGMGTVAVGYAVERLHTSPLDILGFWKTARQYMEGSHQRAARIVKLAKRAIYEEISVPCDLTSAQKALVLVAGPSYELSLKGFVTVRKWIDRSIAGLEMRSGDYPVKNTRFVGIIIVLSGVQNVPRVEELQLLREEYRMELEGEAMHGGADEEFLVVGGDAEMETGGWPAEDPLAPFMVPSSGGDRVTEDYSMPRKYDAPEKHDEMLDLQGGRKGKRHGEGDGVLRLNLSSDHLKRTEDDDRAVIVPGVGKQAPRDITRMTAVGLPQAPKDAALGATESHAFVKKPKEVDLKGIEVETLPMAKDDLLGGENIRLRDMIKPANDGVFNGGRLRLKSVVQKAKDDILEGKKVKLSDVTTPVDSVLRGGKLAPKKAPKEIVPGKGKISVFKDEEEDEGGEEQTGGIDWIM, from the coding sequence ATGCGGGTCTTGGCAATCGGACTTGGTGGTGCGGGTAACAGGATAGTCGACCGACTTTATGACCATGACCGACGCAGCAAGGTCTTCTGCATGAGTGCTCTCGCCATCGACCTTGACGCAAACACTCTTCTCCAGCTCGACGCTCTTCCTTCTGATTCGCAGGTCTTCTTCCCCCCGATCGATCCGGCCAATCCCTATGATGTCGAGACGAATATCGATATCGAGGAGGTGATGACGCGGATCCAGCGGATCGATACGGTGGAGATCGATGCCATCCTTCTTTTCGCGGGCCTTGGCGGGACGATGGTCGACCTGATCCCCCGCATCATGCCCCAGATGCGAGAGACCTTCCTCGAGCCGATCTTCGCGGTGGTCACGCTCCCCCGTGTGGGGGAGGGAAAGAAGGTCTCGGCAAAAGCGGCCGACGACCTGGAGATTATCCAGGAACTCACCGACGCCACGATCGTCTTCGACAACGAGACGTGGTACAAGAAGATCAGGACGTCGGGGACGCGAGGGATTGCCGACCCCTTCGGCAACGCCTCGTACGACCGGAACCCCCGCCTCGTGAATTCACTCCTCAACGAACAGATCGCCCGGCGTATCGGTCTTCTTCTGAGGGCCGGCGAGTTCGGGAGCGAGGGGCTTGATGTCGGCGAGCTCGTCCTTGACGCCGGCGAGGTGCTCAACACGCTCACCGGGATGGGGACGGTTGCGGTCGGGTATGCGGTCGAACGTCTCCATACCAGTCCGCTGGATATCCTGGGTTTCTGGAAGACGGCCAGGCAATATATGGAGGGGTCGCATCAGAGGGCGGCCCGGATCGTCAAACTTGCGAAGAGGGCGATCTACGAAGAGATTTCAGTGCCCTGCGACCTCACCAGTGCCCAGAAGGCCCTGGTCCTGGTGGCGGGACCGAGTTATGAACTGAGCCTCAAGGGGTTTGTGACGGTCAGGAAGTGGATCGACCGGAGTATCGCCGGGCTGGAGATGCGGTCCGGGGACTACCCGGTGAAGAACACCAGGTTCGTGGGGATCATCATCGTTCTCTCGGGTGTGCAGAATGTGCCCAGGGTCGAGGAGTTGCAGCTCCTCCGCGAGGAGTACAGGATGGAACTCGAGGGAGAGGCGATGCACGGTGGGGCAGACGAGGAGTTCCTGGTCGTCGGGGGGGATGCAGAAATGGAGACTGGGGGATGGCCGGCGGAAGACCCGCTTGCTCCGTTCATGGTGCCGTCCTCAGGTGGAGATCGCGTGACAGAAGACTATTCTATGCCGAGAAAGTACGACGCCCCCGAGAAGCATGATGAGATGCTCGATCTTCAGGGGGGGAGAAAAGGTAAGAGGCACGGCGAGGGCGACGGGGTTCTCAGGCTCAACCTCTCGAGCGATCATCTCAAGCGGACGGAGGACGACGACCGGGCCGTCATCGTCCCGGGTGTCGGGAAACAGGCGCCCCGCGACATTACCAGGATGACGGCGGTCGGTCTCCCGCAGGCGCCGAAGGACGCGGCCCTCGGGGCGACCGAGAGTCATGCTTTCGTGAAGAAACCGAAAGAGGTCGATCTCAAAGGGATTGAGGTCGAGACGCTCCCGATGGCGAAGGACGATCTTCTCGGCGGTGAGAATATCCGTCTCAGAGATATGATCAAGCCGGCAAACGACGGGGTCTTCAATGGCGGGCGTCTTCGCCTCAAAAGTGTCGTACAAAAGGCGAAGGATGACATCCTGGAGGGAAAAAAGGTCAAACTCTCCGATGTGACGACGCCTGTCGACTCGGTCCTGCGCGGGGGAAAACTCGCTCCGAAAAAGGCCCCGAAGGAGATCGTACCAGGCAAGGGAAAGATCTCGGTCTTCAAAGATGAAGAGGAAGACGAGGGAGGAGAGGAGCAGACCGGCGGGATCGACTGGATCATGTGA
- a CDS encoding DUF128 domain-containing protein, with protein sequence MSQIRTERKYIEILRILKEHPDPMGAKRLSELMAEHGFVLSDRAVQYYLRSLDEMGFTEKIGNRGRVLTQKGLAEIESALVGERIGFIISKLERLAVRTTFDPTTCTGDVAYNLSIVPDAEVDRVKKAFDAVLAIECGFFSSYHLVDDDPRLPPGHTGFITVCSVTMDGVLQRLGVPVEMKYGGRLAVLDGRPSRFTDLVSYRGTSIDPLQLFISAGLTSVREYVTTGTGTALANVRKVPLPAQSYVEEIAGAMRSAGFLFPVTMGEKVFNLSEEPYRLSIVSYSSMNLIGHAVELGCAIRTEIGAGTIPFSRILSP encoded by the coding sequence ATGAGCCAGATCCGGACCGAGCGCAAGTACATCGAGATCCTCAGGATTCTCAAGGAGCACCCCGACCCGATGGGCGCCAAGAGGCTCTCCGAACTGATGGCAGAGCACGGCTTCGTCCTCTCCGACCGTGCGGTCCAGTACTACCTCCGCTCCCTCGACGAGATGGGGTTCACCGAAAAGATCGGCAACCGCGGCCGGGTTCTCACCCAGAAAGGCCTCGCCGAGATCGAGAGCGCCCTGGTCGGCGAGCGGATCGGGTTCATCATCTCCAAACTGGAGCGCCTTGCCGTCAGGACCACCTTCGACCCCACCACCTGCACCGGCGACGTCGCCTACAACCTCTCGATCGTCCCCGACGCCGAGGTCGACCGGGTGAAAAAAGCGTTTGACGCGGTACTTGCAATAGAATGCGGATTTTTCAGTTCGTACCACCTCGTCGACGACGACCCCCGCCTCCCCCCCGGCCACACCGGCTTCATCACCGTCTGTTCGGTCACCATGGACGGCGTGCTCCAACGCCTCGGCGTCCCGGTGGAGATGAAATACGGCGGCAGACTCGCCGTCCTTGACGGCCGCCCCTCCCGGTTCACCGACCTTGTCTCCTACCGCGGGACGAGCATCGACCCCCTCCAGCTCTTCATCTCGGCAGGTCTCACCTCGGTGCGCGAGTATGTCACCACCGGCACCGGCACCGCCCTTGCCAATGTCAGGAAAGTCCCGCTCCCTGCGCAGAGTTATGTCGAAGAGATCGCGGGCGCCATGCGTTCGGCCGGTTTCCTCTTCCCGGTTACCATGGGAGAAAAAGTCTTCAATCTTTCAGAAGAGCCTTACCGCCTCTCCATCGTCTCATATTCCAGCATGAACCTCATCGGCCATGCCGTCGAACTGGGGTGTGCGATCAGGACCGAGATCGGCGCGGGCACCATCCCGTTCTCCAGGATACTTTCTCCGTAG
- a CDS encoding Tfx family DNA-binding protein: MKQGLLTDRQKEVLRYRKMGLTQQQVADIIQTSKANVCTIEKAAYENIDRAKETLEFLYTLDSDHLCTIKAGTDLIEAASYIFEEAEKHGIKVKYNTIELINRVHESNPGKFRARYVREDFEVYINQEGDLFFG, encoded by the coding sequence ATGAAACAGGGGCTTCTCACCGACAGACAGAAAGAAGTGCTACGGTACCGGAAGATGGGGCTCACCCAACAGCAAGTCGCCGATATAATCCAGACCTCCAAGGCAAACGTCTGCACCATCGAGAAAGCGGCCTACGAAAATATCGACCGGGCAAAGGAGACCCTTGAGTTTTTGTACACCCTCGACTCGGATCACCTCTGCACCATCAAGGCCGGGACCGACCTCATCGAAGCGGCCTCTTATATTTTTGAGGAAGCGGAGAAACACGGGATCAAAGTGAAGTACAATACCATCGAACTGATCAACCGCGTGCACGAATCCAATCCCGGCAAGTTCAGGGCGCGCTATGTCAGGGAAGACTTCGAGGTCTACATCAACCAGGAAGGCGACCTCTTCTTCGGCTGA
- a CDS encoding 5,10-methylenetetrahydromethanopterin reductase: MSYGIEFVPGNISVKQVVNYTKLAESKDIDYAWITNHYNNRHCYPTLAAIAMSTDTIKMGPGIMNTFTDTPAAIASFMCTLNEISDGRAVLGIGPGDLSTLPKLAIHGEKPVARLKEGVQQIRALCAGEEVKKTGEMQFFDYDGAKLTGVQLPGKKGIPVYIGAQGPKMLELAGAMGEGSLINASNPKDFEIAIPIIKKAQEAAGRKKHDVGAYTAMSIDKNEKKARNAAKIVAAFIAAGSPPALLERHGLDAGNVAAIKDALGRFDFKAVGGLVTDAEIDAFTIAGTPDMVVQKCEDLRAAGVTQIIFGSPLGPDMTNSIRLLGKYVV, from the coding sequence TTGAGTTATGGAATTGAATTTGTGCCAGGCAACATCAGCGTAAAGCAGGTTGTCAATTACACCAAGCTCGCGGAATCGAAGGACATCGACTACGCGTGGATCACCAACCACTATAACAACCGCCACTGCTACCCGACGCTGGCGGCTATCGCCATGAGCACCGACACGATCAAGATGGGCCCGGGTATCATGAACACCTTCACCGACACCCCGGCAGCCATCGCATCGTTCATGTGCACCCTGAACGAGATCTCCGACGGCCGTGCCGTTCTCGGTATCGGACCCGGCGACCTCTCGACCCTTCCGAAGCTCGCCATCCACGGTGAGAAGCCGGTCGCCCGCCTGAAGGAGGGTGTCCAGCAGATCCGTGCACTCTGTGCCGGCGAGGAAGTCAAGAAGACCGGCGAGATGCAGTTCTTCGACTACGACGGTGCCAAGCTCACCGGTGTCCAGCTTCCGGGCAAGAAGGGCATCCCCGTCTACATCGGCGCCCAGGGCCCCAAGATGCTCGAGCTCGCCGGTGCCATGGGTGAGGGCTCCCTCATCAACGCCTCCAACCCCAAGGACTTCGAGATCGCCATCCCGATCATCAAGAAGGCTCAGGAAGCTGCAGGCCGCAAGAAGCACGACGTCGGCGCCTACACCGCCATGTCCATCGACAAGAACGAGAAGAAGGCCCGCAACGCCGCGAAGATCGTTGCCGCATTCATCGCTGCAGGCTCTCCGCCCGCACTCCTTGAGCGCCACGGCCTCGACGCCGGCAATGTTGCCGCCATCAAGGACGCCCTTGGTCGCTTCGACTTCAAGGCCGTCGGCGGCCTCGTCACCGACGCCGAGATCGACGCCTTCACCATCGCGGGCACCCCCGACATGGTTGTCCAGAAGTGTGAGGACCTCAGGGCAGCCGGTGTCACCCAGATCATCTTCGGGTCCCCGCTCGGCCCCGACATGACCAACTCGATCCGCCTGCTCGGCAAGTACGTCGTCTGA